From the genome of Impatiens glandulifera chromosome 9, dImpGla2.1, whole genome shotgun sequence, one region includes:
- the LOC124916677 gene encoding uncharacterized protein LOC124916677, with protein MAVFTRLQRWLWVGKDKESINCSPKWGLGSKEMDSVRFPSLVKGSIMGSSRRKGKREEKRIDKEHDAVLVSMDDSESDWSVGWVEPHAPQFQSDDIADNSFAVLVPCYRHDDHQCKELKSKQENLINYLPVEFNDSRKYVEQWLSSLQQ; from the exons ATGGCTGTTTTCACTCGTCTGCAACGGTGGTTGTGGGTTGGAAAAGATAAGGAGTCAATTAATTGTTCACCTAAATGGGGTTTAGGGTCGAAGGAAATGGACAGTGTTAGATTTCCTTCTTTAGTTAAGGGATCGATCATGGGTTCTTCAAGGAGAAAAGGCAAGAGGGAAGAAAAGAGAATCGACAAGGAGCACGATGCTGTCCTGGTATCAATGGACGATTCAGAGTCAGACTGGTCAGTTGGATGGGTGGAACCTCATGCCCCTCAATTCCAGAGTGATGATATTGCAGACAACAGTTTTGCTGTGTTGGTTCCTTGCTATAGGCATGATGATCATCAGTGCAAGGAATTGAAATCTAAGCAGGAAAATCTCATTAATTATCTCCCAGTGGAGTTCAATG ATAGTAGAAAATATGTGGAGCAATGGCTTTCATCTCTTCAACAATAA